DNA from Primulina huaijiensis isolate GDHJ02 unplaced genomic scaffold, ASM1229523v2 scaffold38119, whole genome shotgun sequence:
GAGATGGTGAATTTGAATCAAAAGCGCAGGCACATTCTTGCTTGGCCTAAATATTCAAGGTATTTGCTACACTAGGTGTTTTCTAAATCGTCGAAGAACCAATATGCACCCAATATTGAGCCATTAAATCCTTGAGACAAGGCCAATTTTACTTCTCTAATACATGTTAATCAAGAAACCATCCAAGATTTTGAAATATACACGGGTATGCCAACTCAGTACTGCTAGTTGAAAATGTCCAACCAAATACAGTAAAGACCAACCTGAGTCACGAAGATGCCATTGCCATTGAGCTTAGGcttcaaaatattttggtaGAAGGATTTTGTGTACAGCTGGTAGCAAGGCCCTCCTTCAACAGGATCAGCTAAATCTCCCACGATGATGTCAAACTTTTCCTCCCTTTTCTCCAATTCAGCTCTGAACAAAATCAGCAATAATTTAgtccaaaattttaaacaaataatttcccaTGTCAAAAACCTCGAAAACAATTTACGGCAAAGATCTGGTAATCCTTACTTGGCATCATTTATCACTAAGTTGAGCTTACTATTCCGAAAGGCCTCATGATTTGCACTGAGATGCTTCCTGCAGAAGTCAACAACTTCCTGCAAGTGGGGTACACATTTGACCATTTGatctaatattatattatacgaTTAATCGAAAGTCAGGAGACAAAATGAATAGAAAAAGTGTTTTTGTGCCCCCTTGATACCAATCAAAGTAGGAGACAAAAGGGCACAAATATGACccaaaaaatattcaagaaatcGTTAATTGGTATCTTATCCAAGTATCTACTTTAAGAAAATGGTGCTACCACACCTGTTCGTCATCATGAATGTGCATGCCCCTTCCTATTGAACTCATTGCAAATAGTCAAATACATTGTACCACTTCAATTTAGCCCAGTAAACAatcattttatctttttaacactcgggaaaattatatttttaatattatatatttgtctTTTTGCAATTTTGGTTCTGTATGTTGTCAGATTTCAATATTTGTCTATTATCTCTGTTTCATCGACAGTTTGTCATTTTTGCGATGTGATGTTGATATAAGTGTATAGTGCCACCACGTCAGCCATCCTTATTAAAAATGACTAAGATTGTCAAAAATCAAGATTAAGATAATTGATATATtaccaaaaaataaacaattctCCCtaaaataaatgacaaaaaattaATTGGAGTGAAAGTACCTTATCGATATCACACATGACTACTTTGTCAATGGATCTGTGCTTGAGTGCTTCCCTTGCGGCAGATCCTTCGCCACCTCCCATTATAAACACCGTCTTCGGGCTACAATCAAACATATCATCGAGTAAATCtacacatattatatatatatatatatatataacaaacatATCATCGAGTAAATTCACGCGCGCGCACTCACacagagatatatatatattcaacgataaccaattttttttttacgaaatATGAAACGTGGGACTAATTGACTAGAAGCTCACTTGGGGTGACACAAGAGGGCAGGATGAATCAAGCATTCATGGTAAATAAATTCATCAACTTCTGCACTCTGCATTTTCCCATCGATCACCAAGACCTGCatgcaatcaaatcaaataaaatatttaaatttacacGTCAAAATAATTCATTACAAAAAtttctgataccaactgaaacataCACACAAGAAAGTCAAATTATTACATAATGGTATCTGTTGTGTCACCACTTGACTACGTACCTTTCCGAACCGTTTGGTGTCCAAAAGAGCTATATCTTGGTACTCACTTGTTCCTTTGTGCAACACTCTGCAGAGGAAATGGAGGATAAAATTAATTTGCTTGCCTAAAACTGTAAAATTCGAATGAATTTACATCGGATTGATTATCACGTAGGTACCGATTTAAAGCGAACGACCACTTAAGATCGACGTCGATTTCTTCTTCGAACCAAGAATCATCTTCAATCTCATGATTTTGCTCCATTATCAAGTCGGTGGTTTTGAAGTATTCGATACTTGGGTAACCAAAGAACTCTACAGCTTCACCCATTTCTCAAATCTGTAGCTTGTATTTATAAAACTTTGGTTGGAAAAAAACAGAACAAAGCACCGAAACAAAGGAATTAGGAGGAGAAGGCCTGAAAATCCAAGTGTAAATTTGCGTGTCATTTATAGTTGTAGTTACTCAAGTGGAAGCCTGCCCATATtccaatatttatatatataNNNNNNNNNNNNNNNNNNNNNNNNatatattttgaaattataaagttCTATACATAAATCACGTCATTGAAAAAGTAGCTACAAGTTCTACAAATATTCATCGAAGGAAATTTGACAGAGATAAAACATGAAgataattgtaatatttttaaaaacttttatttttcgaacaaaaaaattatttaaaaaacataaaaaaatttaaaatcttataaatcaTTTTGAATAACTATGATGTAAGACTAATTTGtttcacataaaaaatatttgaattcattcttATTCCTCATTAATTTTCTATCACTTTGATTTATATAAGAGTGATTATTACACGTAAAATCAA
Protein-coding regions in this window:
- the LOC140968849 gene encoding thermospermine synthase ACAULIS5, translating into MGEAVEFFGYPSIEYFKTTDLIMEQNHEIEDDSWFEEEIDVDLKWSFALNRVLHKGTSEYQDIALLDTKRFGKVLVIDGKMQSAEVDEFIYHECLIHPALLCHPNPKTVFIMGGGEGSAAREALKHRSIDKVVMCDIDKEVVDFCRKHLSANHEAFRNSKLNLVINDAKAELEKREEKFDIIVGDLADPVEGGPCYQLYTKSFYQNILKPKLNGNGIFVTQAGPAGVFTHKEVFSSIYNTIKQVFKHVRAYTAHVPSFADTWGWVIASDQPLGIEAKKMDKKIAERIDGELLYLNGASFVASTILNKTVAKTLKNESHVYTEDNARFIHGQGVAYRI